A stretch of DNA from Flavobacteriaceae bacterium MAR_2009_75:
GGAGTATTATTTTGAGTTCCTAGAAAATGATGTGACACTATCACACTTGCATAACCTTATAGGAAAGCTTTTTGGTATGATACATACCGATACTTTAAGCTATGATCATTTAAAATCACAAAATGTACAATCGGTGCCGTATAGTTTGTCGGCTGGTGGACTTACTACAAAGATATTTGGCGAGGCCATGTCGGGAATGCAGGAAATGGCACCTTTAGATTTCAAAAACGTTCCTTCTTTGATAGACGACAGAGATCAACAATTTGATGTACTGAAAGGATATGTTTTCAAGAATGGAAAACAAAAAACTGCAATTGTAGTCAACTATGATTTTGAGAAGCATGAAATCCAGTTTAATGGTAACCCTGAGGAATACACTACCCTGTATAGCTATTCTTCAAGGCCTTCGAATCCTGTGAACGGGATAAAAAATGTTGTGTTAGATACCGTTACATTATCGAAGGAAATCGTATTGCCAAAACATTCCATATCGATAATCCAGTTTTAACTTAGAATAGAATGAATTTAAAAAACATACGAGTTCTAGTCTTCCCTTGCGTATTATTATTGTGCTGTGGGGCATGTAATATGCAAAAGCAATCAGCAGGTGGAGATAAAATCGAGCAAGGTAAACAAAGACCTAATATTATTTGGTTGGTAGCTGAAGACCTCGGCCCAAGATTTACTGCTTATGGTGATAGTTTGGCTTACACACCTAATATTGATAGTTTGGCTGAAAAAGGGATTGTGTATGAAAATGCATTTACGGTTTCAGGAGTTTGTGCACCTAGCCGTTCTTCAATGATTACCGGAATGTACCCTACCAGCATTGGAACACAGCATATGAGACAAAAGGCAGGTGTGATAAATATCTCTGGTTTTCCTAAGTACAATGCCGTTCCACCAGCGGAGGTAAAAGCTTTTCCTGAACTTCTAAGAAAGAACGGATATTGGACCTCCTCCTACCGAAAATTAGATTATCAATTTGGGCAACCCTTCACAATATGGGATGAAGTTTCAGATAACCCCTCTTGGCGAAATAGGAATGATAAGGATAAAGAACGCCCCTTTTTTATCTACTATACTTTTGAAATAACACACGAAATCAATATTTGGCCAGATAGTACAAAAACCCGTTTCTTTGACGAATTCAAAGTCAAAAGAACTGCTTTGGCTCCTGATGTTTTAAAACGTCCACCCTACGATGAAAGCCATAAAGTTGATAAAAGTAGGGTTGAGGTGCCTCCTTTTCTGCCCGACACGTCTATTAGTCGAGAACATATCGCTAGGCTCTACGACAACATCAGTAGAATGGATGTGCAAATAGGTAATATCTTGAAAGATTTACGTGAAGATGGATTGTTGGAAAACACCATCATCATGTTCATGAGTGACCATGGTGATTGCCTCCCGCGAAGTAAAAGATGGATCTATGATAGTGGAATAAAGGTACCGTTAATCGTACATTATCCCGAGAAATACCTTCCTAAGAATTTTGAACAACCCTCACGAGATAAGAACCTATATAGCTTTGTCGACCTTCCACCTACGGTTTTGGAATTGGCGAAGGTAGAAATCCCTGAATGGATTCAAGGGAAGTCTATGGTTTCTGAGCTTACCGAACAACCAAGGAATTATATTTACGCGGCACGTGATCGTATGGACAATCGATACGATATCAGAAGAGCGGTACGTGATAAAAATTTTAAATACATTAAGAACTACAAACCAGAGGTCGCTTATTCACAGGAGATTACTTTTTTGAACCAAATGCCATTAATGGCGGAAATAAAAGAGCTTCAAAAAGATAATAAGTTAAATCAAAATCAATCGTATTGGTTAGAGGGGCCAAAACCAGATGAAGAACTCTATAATTTGAAGGAAGATCCCTTTGAGTTGAATAATTTGGCCTTAAACAAAAACTACCAAAGTGATATGTCTCGTTTGGAAAAGGCCTTGGAAAATTGGCAAAATACCTATGGTGATTTAAAAGACGTACCTGAACTTGAGCAAGCGGAAAAAATGTGGCCTAATGGTATACAGCCAAAAACCAATAAACCACGTATCAAAGTCGAAAGCGATAGTATTTTTCTAAAGTGTGGGACTGAAGGCTCAACAATAGCGTATAGGATTCAAGATAATGGACGTTGGATTATCTACGAAAATCCAATACCAAAATCCGATATTCAAAAAATAGAGGTTAAATCAATCAGGTACGGTTATGAAGAAAGTGAAGTTACCGTCAGTACATTTGAATAATTATTACGTTATGAAAAGTCAATATGTGCGTTTGAATAGAAATCTGGTTTATGTGAGTATCGTCTCTCTGGTTTTTTGCATTTCTTGTAAAGATATGAAGGAGAACGTAACCAATAATTATCGAACAGTTGTGAAGAGCAGACCTAATATTGTCTACATTTTAGCTGATGATATGGGCTATGGCGATATTAGTGCACTAAATCCTGAAGCTAAAGTTAGTACGCCCACTTTAGATTCATTGGTGTCTTCGGGGATGCGTTTTTCAGATGCGCACAGTTCGTCTTCCGTTTGTACCCCAAGTCGGTACAGCATACTCACTGGCAGGTACGCATGGCGCAGTTCATTGAAAAGAGGAGTTACTTGGGGATATTCGCCTCCCCTGATTGAATCTAGCAGAACAACCGTAGCTTCCTTGTTAAAATCCAATGGCTATACAACAGCATGCATTGGAAAATGGCATTTAGGTATGACGTGGCCTTTGAAAGAAAATCAAATGCCTCCTTGGGATAATCCTGATCTTCACCCTTCTCAATATTCAAATGAGGTAATTGATTTTTCAAAA
This window harbors:
- a CDS encoding arylsulfatase A-like enzyme, which translates into the protein MNLKNIRVLVFPCVLLLCCGACNMQKQSAGGDKIEQGKQRPNIIWLVAEDLGPRFTAYGDSLAYTPNIDSLAEKGIVYENAFTVSGVCAPSRSSMITGMYPTSIGTQHMRQKAGVINISGFPKYNAVPPAEVKAFPELLRKNGYWTSSYRKLDYQFGQPFTIWDEVSDNPSWRNRNDKDKERPFFIYYTFEITHEINIWPDSTKTRFFDEFKVKRTALAPDVLKRPPYDESHKVDKSRVEVPPFLPDTSISREHIARLYDNISRMDVQIGNILKDLREDGLLENTIIMFMSDHGDCLPRSKRWIYDSGIKVPLIVHYPEKYLPKNFEQPSRDKNLYSFVDLPPTVLELAKVEIPEWIQGKSMVSELTEQPRNYIYAARDRMDNRYDIRRAVRDKNFKYIKNYKPEVAYSQEITFLNQMPLMAEIKELQKDNKLNQNQSYWLEGPKPDEELYNLKEDPFELNNLALNKNYQSDMSRLEKALENWQNTYGDLKDVPELEQAEKMWPNGIQPKTNKPRIKVESDSIFLKCGTEGSTIAYRIQDNGRWIIYENPIPKSDIQKIEVKSIRYGYEESEVTVSTFE